In Muribaculum gordoncarteri, the genomic window GTCATATTGCCTCTTTTGCGAGAACCAAAATGCACCGGTGAGCATTTTTTTAGTCATAGCAGCATAAAAATGTCAAAAATTCTGGCTAAGTTTGTATGTTAATATAACGTAGTAATATCGTGGCGCCAATGAATAAAGTAAAACCAAAGAAGGCCTTGGGTCAGCACTTCCTGACCGATGAAACGATTGCCGCTCGCATAGCCGCGACACTTGACGACTACAAGGGAATGCCCGTGCTTGAAGTGGGCCCCGGAATGGGTGTCCTCACCAAGTATCTTCTGGACTACGGACACGATGTGACCGTGGTTGAAATCGACGAAGAGAGCGTCGACTACCTGAATCAGAATTTTCCATCGCTTCACGGTCGCATACTTGGCGACGATTTCCTGAAGATGGACCTTGCCAAGGTGATGGGCGACCGGCAATTCTGCGTCATAGGCAACTACCCCTACAACATATCATCGCAGATATTTTTCAAGGTCCTCGACTACAAGGATCTCATACCCTGCTGCTCGGGGATGTTGCAGAAGGAGGTCGCCGAGCGACTCGCCGCCGCTCCCGGCTCCAAAGTCTACGGCATATTGAGCGTACTGCTTCAGGCATGGTACGATATCGAGTATCTGTTTACTGTCAATGAAAATGTGTTCAATCCTCCGCCCAAGGTGAAGTCGGGCGTCATCAGGATGAAGCGCAACGATGTCACGCAGCTCGGCTGTGACGAGAGGCTGTTCCGCACTATCGTCAAGACAACCTTCGGACAGCGTCGCAAGACACTGCGCAACTCCATACGCGGACTTTTGCCGCCCGGATGCGTGCTGCCCGACCTGCCGGTGTGGGGACAGCGACCCGAGCAACTGAGCGTGCAGGAATTTATCAATCTCACCAATGTCGTCACGGCTATTCGCGGTGGCGTTGAAAAATAAACGATGAAAGAGTTTAACCCCGAATATCTTGACCGCCTGAAGTACATCATTAGCGAGCACGACGAGGCGGAGGCTCGAAAGGAGTTGGCCGATCTGCATCCGGCCGACATTGCCGAGC contains:
- the rsmA gene encoding 16S rRNA (adenine(1518)-N(6)/adenine(1519)-N(6))-dimethyltransferase RsmA; this translates as MNKVKPKKALGQHFLTDETIAARIAATLDDYKGMPVLEVGPGMGVLTKYLLDYGHDVTVVEIDEESVDYLNQNFPSLHGRILGDDFLKMDLAKVMGDRQFCVIGNYPYNISSQIFFKVLDYKDLIPCCSGMLQKEVAERLAAAPGSKVYGILSVLLQAWYDIEYLFTVNENVFNPPPKVKSGVIRMKRNDVTQLGCDERLFRTIVKTTFGQRRKTLRNSIRGLLPPGCVLPDLPVWGQRPEQLSVQEFINLTNVVTAIRGGVEK